One window of the Candidatus Saccharibacteria bacterium genome contains the following:
- the recO gene encoding DNA repair protein RecO, with amino-acid sequence MNHKKTIAIVLKRIDYGEADRIVTVLTPDAGKLSLMAKGARRVKSKLAGGIELLSTSEINYIVGKGSLDTLVSSRLIRHYGQIVQNIDRTMLAYELIKLLDKVTEDQPETAYYELLEQTFFVLDDQTVSVDFIRVWFSAQLLRLAGHTPNLLTETTGAKLSAEKRYEFDYDSTAFTPRDDAAFGANEIKFMRLLFSANRASVVAAVQGGDQLALRCAPLVQTLRQLHLHT; translated from the coding sequence ATGAACCATAAAAAAACGATTGCAATTGTACTGAAACGCATAGATTATGGCGAGGCTGACCGTATTGTAACGGTGCTCACTCCAGATGCCGGAAAGCTCAGCCTTATGGCAAAGGGAGCTCGCCGGGTAAAGAGCAAACTCGCTGGTGGCATAGAACTACTGAGTACCAGTGAAATCAACTACATTGTGGGGAAGGGTAGTCTGGACACACTCGTTTCATCGCGGCTCATTCGCCACTACGGCCAGATTGTACAAAACATAGACCGTACCATGCTGGCTTACGAACTCATAAAGTTGCTCGACAAAGTCACCGAAGACCAGCCCGAAACCGCCTATTATGAGCTGCTAGAGCAAACCTTTTTCGTCCTGGATGACCAAACTGTCTCTGTTGATTTCATCCGGGTTTGGTTTAGCGCCCAGCTCCTTCGGCTGGCAGGCCACACACCAAACTTGCTGACTGAGACCACCGGAGCGAAGCTGAGTGCAGAAAAACGCTACGAATTCGACTACGACAGCACGGCTTTTACACCCCGTGATGACGCTGCCTTTGGCGCGAACGAAATAAAATTCATGCGGCTGCTGTTCAGCGCCAACCGAGCGTCAGTGGTTGCCGCTGTGCAGGGCGGTGACCAGCTCGCCCTACGGTGCGCCCCACTCGTCCAAACTCTCCGCCAGCTTCACCTCCATACCTAA
- a CDS encoding response regulator: protein MHVLLIEPDALLAKTYEAALRTEGHRVSRAVTAQQAVAAADAEQPDVVVLALGMARHNGVEFLYEFKSYTEWRDVPVIALVSRLNHDMADHGSLRRELGVQQVLIRSQLTLKNLCEAVASAGQSKP, encoded by the coding sequence ATGCATGTACTACTCATAGAACCAGATGCGTTGCTCGCCAAAACCTACGAGGCGGCTCTGCGCACAGAGGGGCACCGTGTCTCTCGCGCTGTTACGGCACAGCAAGCGGTTGCCGCTGCCGATGCCGAGCAGCCGGATGTTGTCGTACTGGCACTTGGAATGGCGCGGCACAATGGAGTCGAGTTCCTCTATGAATTCAAAAGCTACACCGAATGGCGCGACGTCCCGGTTATAGCGCTAGTTTCACGCCTAAACCACGATATGGCCGACCATGGTAGTTTGCGCCGCGAGCTTGGTGTGCAACAGGTACTCATACGGTCACAGTTAACACTGAAAAATCTGTGTGAAGCTGTCGCAAGCGCGGGACAGTCAAAACCATGA
- a CDS encoding class I SAM-dependent methyltransferase yields MEWLLVLVLLCLGAFAAVIFFGAPYLPTLRPQIQAAFALLELKPGQTLLELGCGDGKVLAAAAEAGYKAVGIELNPILALVAWARTRKYKGAVQVRWGNYWRMSWPKADAVYVFLLDSYMAKLDTRMRLYKKPLASVTFRIPNRTADAEKAGVFLYVYR; encoded by the coding sequence GTGGAGTGGTTGCTGGTACTTGTTTTGTTGTGTCTTGGTGCCTTTGCAGCGGTTATTTTTTTCGGTGCGCCTTACTTACCGACGCTGCGGCCGCAAATACAAGCTGCATTTGCGCTGCTTGAGCTAAAGCCGGGGCAAACACTGCTGGAACTCGGCTGTGGTGACGGCAAGGTATTGGCCGCCGCCGCCGAAGCGGGTTACAAAGCGGTTGGTATAGAGCTAAACCCCATTCTGGCACTGGTTGCTTGGGCGCGCACACGCAAATATAAGGGCGCGGTGCAGGTCCGGTGGGGAAACTACTGGCGTATGTCGTGGCCCAAGGCCGACGCAGTGTATGTATTTTTGCTGGACTCGTACATGGCTAAGCTCGATACTCGGATGCGCCTGTATAAAAAACCCCTCGCTAGTGTGACATTTCGTATTCCAAACCGCACGGCAGACGCCGAGAAAGCCGGCGTATTTCTGTACGTATACCGCTAG
- the xseB gene encoding exodeoxyribonuclease VII small subunit, with amino-acid sequence MNKNSTQFDYAAKTEELEGVLAHLQAEDIQLDEALRLHEAGKKLIVEIEDYLRHAENEVKKHLSKA; translated from the coding sequence ATGAATAAAAATAGTACCCAATTTGACTACGCAGCCAAGACCGAAGAGCTCGAAGGTGTGCTGGCGCATTTGCAGGCAGAAGACATTCAACTTGACGAAGCGCTTCGGCTTCACGAAGCTGGCAAAAAACTCATAGTAGAGATAGAAGACTATTTACGGCACGCTGAAAATGAGGTGAAAAAGCACCTCAGTAAGGCGTAG
- the xseA gene encoding exodeoxyribonuclease VII large subunit, giving the protein MVTGDRQMVNPAFSVSDFVVALNQTLDFAYPFVGIEGELSNFHVSKNKWVYFDLKDETASLKCFATVYALPGPLEDGIVVRVAGSPRLHPLYNFSFQVQSIVPVGAGALRRAADLLAAKLEAEGLFDQSRKRPLPYPPRRIALITAGDSAAYADFMKISNARWGGLHITHHNVLVQGEQAPEEIVAALKRVNESDAAPDVVVMVRGGGSADDLAAWSDEQVVRAVAGSRVPTLVAIGHEIDVSLAELAADRRASTPSNAAELLLPDRKEELRHLRAYLRRLDEQLMVSIMRRRTGLVMLTERLDEELRQVAQLARQRLTTARTLLAAYDPVRPLGQGYALVQTPAGKTVTRAGQLRPGSDIEVKFIDGKVASQVKAVHTNKE; this is encoded by the coding sequence ATGGTGACAGGTGACAGGCAAATGGTTAATCCTGCTTTTTCTGTTAGTGATTTTGTGGTGGCGCTGAACCAAACGCTTGATTTTGCATATCCATTTGTAGGGATAGAAGGGGAATTGAGTAACTTCCACGTGAGTAAAAATAAGTGGGTCTACTTTGACCTCAAAGACGAAACGGCGAGCCTAAAGTGTTTTGCAACGGTATACGCGCTGCCCGGGCCGCTCGAAGATGGCATAGTGGTGCGCGTGGCGGGCTCACCGCGGCTGCATCCGCTCTATAACTTTAGTTTTCAGGTTCAGTCTATTGTGCCGGTTGGTGCGGGAGCACTTAGGCGGGCAGCAGATTTGCTAGCCGCGAAGCTAGAGGCTGAAGGTTTGTTTGACCAAAGCCGCAAGCGCCCGCTGCCGTACCCTCCGCGTCGAATCGCGCTTATTACCGCAGGAGATTCGGCGGCTTACGCAGACTTTATGAAGATTTCGAATGCTCGCTGGGGCGGGCTGCACATTACCCACCACAATGTGCTTGTGCAGGGCGAGCAAGCCCCAGAAGAAATTGTTGCAGCACTCAAACGTGTCAACGAATCAGATGCAGCACCAGATGTAGTAGTGATGGTTCGCGGTGGTGGCAGCGCCGATGACTTGGCGGCGTGGAGCGATGAGCAGGTTGTGCGGGCGGTGGCAGGGAGCCGTGTGCCAACACTTGTTGCCATTGGCCACGAAATAGACGTTTCTCTTGCCGAGCTCGCGGCTGACCGCCGTGCCAGTACACCGAGTAATGCCGCAGAATTACTGCTACCCGACAGAAAGGAAGAGCTACGACACCTGCGAGCTTACCTACGGCGACTCGATGAACAGCTTATGGTGAGCATTATGCGCCGCCGCACTGGTTTGGTTATGCTGACTGAAAGACTCGACGAGGAGCTTCGCCAAGTTGCTCAGCTTGCGCGGCAACGACTCACGACCGCCCGGACGCTGTTAGCTGCCTATGACCCGGTTCGGCCACTCGGCCAAGGCTATGCACTCGTGCAAACACCTGCCGGAAAAACGGTAACTCGTGCCGGCCAGCTACGGCCGGGAAGTGACATTGAAGTGAAGTTTATAGATGGAAAAGTAGCATCCCAGGTGAAAGCAGTACATACTAACAAGGAGTAA
- a CDS encoding flippase-like domain-containing protein gives MAEPSFFRRNWKLLLNLVTVLALIILVVAIRGQFKTTFENLFKVHIWALLLIPLIQALNYDAQTRLYRDLFLIVGNKIPYRELYKSALALNYVNTVFPSAGVSGISYFGARMKGDDITGPKASAVQLFKLILYFLSFEGLIVMGVLALAIQGHISSLILLMAGTIATVVVIATLGMGFIISSKSRITGFFAYMTSLLNRIIKIVRPKHPDAIRIDRVHHIFDDLHENYMLMTRDWRKLKRPLMWAMLASFWEVSTIYVVYVAFGEWVNIGSVILAYAVANLAGLFSVLPGGIGVYEGLMTLTLSATGIPSRLSLPVTIMYRMLAMTVQLIPGAYFYHEHLGQKEPPSVEVKPD, from the coding sequence ATGGCAGAGCCTTCGTTTTTTCGGCGTAACTGGAAACTGTTACTCAACCTCGTAACGGTGTTGGCGCTCATTATATTGGTGGTGGCGATTCGTGGGCAGTTCAAGACAACGTTTGAGAATCTGTTTAAGGTGCACATATGGGCGCTGCTGCTCATCCCACTCATACAGGCACTTAACTACGATGCGCAGACCAGGTTATACCGTGACCTCTTTCTCATAGTAGGCAACAAAATACCGTACAGGGAACTGTACAAAAGTGCACTAGCCCTGAATTACGTGAACACGGTATTTCCCAGTGCCGGGGTCAGTGGCATCTCGTACTTTGGCGCGCGTATGAAGGGTGATGATATTACTGGGCCGAAGGCTTCGGCCGTGCAGCTTTTTAAGCTTATTCTGTACTTCCTTAGTTTTGAAGGACTCATTGTTATGGGGGTGCTTGCATTAGCGATTCAAGGGCACATAAGTAGCCTCATACTTCTCATGGCAGGTACAATTGCCACGGTAGTAGTTATAGCGACACTGGGTATGGGTTTTATTATTAGTAGCAAAAGTCGTATAACCGGCTTTTTTGCTTATATGACGAGCCTTCTAAACCGTATTATTAAGATTGTACGTCCAAAACATCCTGATGCAATTAGAATAGATCGAGTGCACCATATTTTTGACGACCTGCACGAGAACTATATGCTGATGACACGCGACTGGCGTAAACTCAAACGGCCACTTATGTGGGCTATGCTGGCTAGTTTCTGGGAGGTTTCAACGATATATGTCGTCTATGTAGCGTTTGGTGAATGGGTGAACATAGGGTCGGTTATTTTGGCCTACGCGGTAGCAAATCTTGCAGGGCTATTCAGCGTTTTACCCGGTGGGATAGGAGTATACGAAGGGCTGATGACGCTGACGCTTTCGGCAACTGGTATACCATCTCGGTTAAGTCTGCCCGTGACCATCATGTACCGTATGCTTGCCATGACCGTTCAGCTTATACCGGGCGCATACTTCTACCATGAGCATTTAGGCCAAAAAGAACCACCTTCAGTTGAAGTGAAACCAGATTAA
- a CDS encoding type II toxin-antitoxin system mRNA interferase toxin, RelE/StbE family, with product MQVQFHRDFDKQFAKLSLKKRAKVMAAVALYLKNPDAASLRPHALSGEWRGCWSISAGGDLRLHFELVDDNTVAYFVAVGTHSQLYK from the coding sequence ATGCAGGTACAATTTCACCGTGACTTTGACAAACAGTTTGCAAAACTTTCGCTGAAAAAACGCGCAAAAGTAATGGCGGCCGTTGCGTTGTATCTTAAAAATCCTGATGCCGCTTCACTCAGGCCGCACGCCCTGAGTGGCGAATGGCGAGGATGCTGGTCGATTAGCGCTGGCGGAGACTTACGGTTGCATTTTGAACTGGTCGATGATAACACCGTGGCATATTTTGTAGCCGTGGGCACTCACAGCCAATTGTATAAGTAG
- a CDS encoding type II toxin-antitoxin system RelB/DinJ family antitoxin: protein MSDAIISIRTDKTTKQQVAQFAESLGLTVNAFATIILKQAMREGRVVLAPELTPTEELAQATRQARADRKAGRNITAPMHAQDALAHLRSL, encoded by the coding sequence ATGAGTGATGCAATCATCAGTATACGAACAGATAAAACGACTAAGCAGCAGGTTGCTCAGTTTGCTGAATCACTGGGTCTAACAGTCAATGCATTCGCAACTATTATCCTCAAGCAAGCTATGCGTGAGGGCAGGGTAGTGCTCGCGCCAGAGCTTACTCCTACGGAAGAACTTGCGCAGGCGACGCGCCAGGCGCGGGCGGATAGAAAGGCTGGACGTAATATAACTGCGCCCATGCACGCACAAGACGCTCTCGCGCATCTCCGTTCACTATAA
- a CDS encoding queuosine precursor transporter — MEKLTGVRKMIRPGDLVVALYIFGIMAAELMGAKTFVIGHLGDYTLRASVAIFLMPLLFTLTDVVTEVRGKERARSMVVSGLAVIVLLVFYTALATALPPSARSAGTEASYDTVFHNSIRMSIASLIAFASSAFLDIAIFAKLRARMHKRALWFRNNASNFISQFVDSLVFLTVAFYALGETLGQNISFIFGLLLPYWLLRCAMSLLTTPIVYAGVRLLRSDKAR, encoded by the coding sequence ATGGAGAAATTAACAGGGGTGAGAAAAATGATTCGTCCGGGCGACCTTGTTGTTGCGCTGTATATTTTTGGCATTATGGCTGCTGAACTTATGGGCGCAAAAACATTTGTTATCGGCCACTTGGGCGACTACACACTGCGTGCCAGTGTGGCAATTTTCCTCATGCCGCTCCTCTTTACCCTTACCGATGTCGTTACGGAAGTACGCGGTAAAGAACGCGCCCGCAGTATGGTAGTGTCTGGCCTTGCCGTCATAGTTTTGCTCGTTTTCTACACGGCACTGGCCACTGCCCTCCCGCCGTCGGCTCGTTCGGCCGGGACCGAAGCCTCGTACGACACCGTTTTTCATAACTCTATTCGCATGTCTATTGCCAGTCTGATTGCCTTTGCGTCTTCGGCTTTTCTAGATATAGCCATCTTTGCGAAACTACGCGCCCGCATGCACAAACGCGCCCTTTGGTTCCGCAACAACGCTTCAAACTTCATCTCTCAGTTCGTTGATTCGCTCGTGTTCCTTACGGTTGCTTTTTACGCCCTTGGTGAAACGCTTGGCCAGAACATATCGTTTATATTTGGCCTGCTCCTACCCTACTGGCTACTTCGATGTGCAATGTCGCTCCTTACAACACCAATCGTCTATGCCGGCGTTCGATTACTGCGCAGCGACAAAGCGCGCTAG
- a CDS encoding 50S ribosomal protein L27 → MSHVKAGGTSKNTRDSVGQRLGVKRFGGQVVKNGEVIVRQVGATKRAGTGTTMSRNFTIHAAKDGTVKMQSRKVRTFSGRSVRRTEVTVE, encoded by the coding sequence ATGTCACATGTTAAAGCCGGTGGTACTTCCAAGAATACGCGCGATAGCGTCGGTCAGCGCCTTGGCGTCAAGCGCTTTGGAGGCCAGGTCGTCAAAAACGGCGAAGTTATTGTTCGCCAAGTTGGCGCCACCAAGCGTGCCGGTACTGGTACGACCATGAGCCGCAACTTTACCATTCACGCCGCCAAAGACGGCACCGTAAAAATGCAAAGCCGCAAAGTCCGCACCTTCTCCGGCCGCTCCGTCCGCCGCACCGAAGTTACTGTAGAATAA
- a CDS encoding response regulator — protein sequence MDDTAVPKPKKILLVEDDDALASTYLTRLQAEGFDIRRVANGEEALAAAKDYKPNLVVLDAMMPKISGFDVLDILRNTPETANLKIVMLTALSQESDKQRAQGLGVDDYMVKSQVVMSDVVDRIKFHLGV from the coding sequence ATGGATGATACAGCAGTACCAAAACCGAAAAAGATTTTGCTTGTAGAGGACGATGATGCTCTTGCGAGCACCTATTTAACGCGTTTACAGGCCGAAGGGTTCGACATTCGCCGCGTGGCAAACGGAGAAGAGGCTCTGGCTGCAGCCAAAGACTATAAACCAAACCTCGTAGTTCTCGATGCCATGATGCCCAAAATTAGCGGCTTTGACGTGCTGGACATACTGCGTAACACCCCTGAAACGGCTAACCTAAAGATAGTCATGCTCACAGCACTCAGCCAGGAAAGCGATAAGCAGCGTGCCCAAGGCCTTGGCGTAGATGACTACATGGTAAAAAGCCAAGTTGTCATGAGCGACGTCGTAGACCGCATAAAATTCCACCTCGGCGTATAA
- a CDS encoding CTP synthase, with the protein MIGGINGEFRSVSEKQTKFVFVTGGVLSGLGKGITAASIGNLLKARGLSVNLQKCDPYLNVDAGMLNPREHGECFVTKDGAETDLDLGHYERFLDQELTRESSLMSGRVLLGVIEAERSGKFGGNTVQIIPHVTRAIQDHILKASEGFDVHIVEIGGTVGDYESLSFVEAIRELGMRVGSDNCLFVHVVYMPYLGASHEFKSKPAQNSVRELRGLGIAPDILVCRSEDAAPVSVKEKLSLFTGVKPEAIALLPNADSIYEVPLTLEDTGIADVISEQLSLDVTKPDLREWRAVVDKAVSKPSQTVRVGVVAKYLDNSDTYMSVFEAVRAAAWANDVAVDIQWIDAPKLETASDDEVAAELAKVDGIVVPGGFGTRGVEGKIRAAQYALTHKLPYLGLCYGLHMMVIAAARLHGYEDANTTEVNPDTTAAVIDTMEGQKGKENTGGTMRLGDYVCHFEAGSLAAKLYGTQDIVERHRHRYEAMGKYVSEYESWGIRASGMNPDNGLVEVIEGVDHPFLMASQYHPEFKSRPNRPHPMFQGFIAALKK; encoded by the coding sequence ATGATTGGTGGGATAAACGGGGAGTTTAGAAGCGTGAGTGAGAAGCAAACGAAGTTTGTGTTTGTAACAGGTGGTGTGCTTTCGGGGCTCGGCAAGGGCATTACGGCAGCCTCCATTGGAAACCTCTTAAAAGCTCGCGGACTCTCGGTAAACCTCCAAAAATGTGATCCGTATTTGAATGTCGATGCCGGCATGCTCAACCCGCGCGAGCACGGTGAATGTTTTGTTACCAAAGATGGGGCTGAAACAGACCTCGACCTCGGTCACTACGAACGCTTTCTTGACCAAGAACTTACCCGCGAAAGCTCACTTATGAGCGGCCGTGTACTGCTGGGTGTAATTGAGGCAGAACGGAGCGGCAAATTTGGCGGCAACACCGTACAAATTATCCCCCATGTCACCCGAGCCATTCAGGACCACATACTGAAGGCGTCTGAGGGGTTTGATGTACATATTGTCGAGATTGGCGGTACGGTGGGGGACTATGAAAGCCTATCGTTTGTGGAGGCCATACGGGAACTCGGTATGCGCGTCGGTAGTGATAACTGTCTATTTGTTCATGTGGTGTATATGCCATATCTCGGTGCGAGTCATGAGTTCAAAAGTAAACCTGCACAGAATTCTGTACGCGAGCTGCGCGGGCTGGGTATTGCCCCAGATATACTCGTGTGTCGCAGTGAAGATGCTGCGCCGGTGAGTGTCAAAGAAAAACTAAGCCTTTTTACGGGCGTAAAACCAGAGGCAATCGCGCTGCTGCCAAATGCCGATAGTATTTATGAAGTCCCTCTTACTCTCGAAGATACAGGGATTGCCGATGTCATTAGCGAGCAACTATCGCTCGATGTCACCAAGCCAGACCTGCGCGAATGGCGCGCGGTTGTGGACAAAGCGGTTTCTAAGCCGAGCCAGACGGTTCGAGTAGGCGTGGTTGCGAAATACCTCGATAACTCAGACACATATATGTCTGTGTTTGAGGCCGTACGGGCCGCAGCATGGGCAAACGATGTGGCAGTTGATATACAGTGGATAGATGCGCCAAAGCTCGAGACTGCTAGTGACGATGAAGTTGCGGCTGAACTTGCGAAAGTTGATGGTATTGTAGTGCCCGGTGGGTTTGGTACGCGCGGTGTCGAGGGGAAAATTCGGGCAGCGCAGTATGCGCTGACGCACAAACTGCCGTATCTTGGGCTTTGCTATGGCCTACATATGATGGTGATTGCCGCAGCCCGACTGCACGGTTATGAAGATGCAAATACAACCGAGGTTAACCCGGATACTACGGCGGCGGTTATAGATACCATGGAAGGGCAGAAGGGCAAAGAAAACACCGGTGGCACCATGCGGCTTGGCGACTATGTCTGCCACTTTGAAGCAGGTAGTCTTGCGGCGAAACTATACGGCACTCAGGATATTGTGGAGCGGCACAGGCACCGCTATGAGGCTATGGGGAAATACGTTTCCGAGTACGAAAGCTGGGGTATTCGTGCCAGCGGCATGAACCCAGATAACGGTCTTGTAGAAGTAATTGAGGGTGTGGACCATCCGTTTCTTATGGCAAGCCAGTACCACCCTGAGTTCAAGAGTCGCCCCAACCGCCCGCACCCTATGTTTCAGGGTTTCATCGCCGCACTCAAGAAGTAA
- a CDS encoding S41 family peptidase, protein MQNAQKKVKAGHIFTWQRLAGLWVLLAVFAGGVFMGQSGLLPVRQPYTSRTDLPKTFDYSQVDKVYQALKENYDGKLSEEQVLNGLKHGLATSTKDPYTEFFTAKEAEEFNNDLQGTISGVGAKLELDQDGNIVIVAPLSGSPAEAAGLRAKDIITTIDDKSSYGLTATEAVLKIRGPKGTKVKLTIVRDKKQQLDFTITRDTIHVPSVESKILEGNIGYMQVSQFSDDTDELALKVAQSFREAGVNKVILDLRDNPGGEVSAAVGISGLWLKNGQTVVQQRRGNTTYATDAVSGSLSPLKGVKTVVLMNGGSASASEIVALALRDEAGARIVGEKSYGKGVVQQLVSFDDGSSLKVTIGRWYSPKGTNIDKTGVKPDQEVKPSEEDIKNKNDVQLQAAQSWLGQ, encoded by the coding sequence ATGCAAAATGCACAGAAGAAGGTAAAAGCGGGGCATATTTTCACATGGCAGCGGCTGGCGGGCTTGTGGGTGCTACTGGCCGTATTTGCTGGTGGGGTGTTTATGGGGCAAAGCGGTCTGTTACCGGTGCGTCAGCCGTATACTTCTCGGACTGACTTACCCAAGACGTTTGACTACTCTCAGGTAGACAAGGTCTATCAGGCCCTCAAAGAGAATTACGACGGCAAACTGAGCGAAGAACAGGTTTTAAACGGCTTGAAGCACGGTCTTGCAACCAGTACAAAAGACCCATACACTGAATTCTTTACCGCAAAAGAGGCAGAAGAGTTTAATAATGATTTGCAGGGTACCATTAGTGGGGTAGGGGCGAAGCTGGAGCTCGACCAGGACGGCAACATCGTGATTGTGGCACCGCTGAGTGGCTCACCGGCCGAGGCAGCTGGCTTACGCGCAAAAGACATCATTACCACCATAGACGACAAGAGCAGCTATGGACTTACCGCAACAGAGGCGGTGCTAAAGATACGGGGGCCCAAAGGCACAAAAGTAAAGTTGACCATTGTGCGCGACAAGAAACAGCAACTCGATTTTACAATTACGCGCGACACCATACATGTTCCGTCGGTAGAATCGAAAATTCTCGAGGGTAACATCGGCTATATGCAGGTGAGCCAGTTTAGTGATGACACCGACGAGCTCGCCCTAAAGGTTGCCCAATCATTTCGTGAAGCTGGCGTAAACAAGGTAATTTTAGACCTTCGGGATAACCCGGGCGGTGAGGTTTCTGCGGCTGTCGGCATAAGTGGTTTGTGGCTAAAAAACGGTCAGACAGTCGTGCAGCAACGCCGCGGTAATACCACGTACGCCACCGACGCGGTTTCGGGCAGTCTGTCGCCTCTGAAGGGCGTAAAGACGGTTGTGCTTATGAATGGTGGCTCGGCTTCTGCCTCAGAGATTGTGGCACTCGCCCTGCGCGATGAAGCCGGTGCTCGGATTGTCGGTGAAAAAAGTTATGGCAAAGGTGTGGTGCAGCAACTAGTTTCGTTTGACGATGGCAGTTCGCTAAAGGTGACAATTGGTCGGTGGTACTCCCCGAAAGGTACCAACATAGACAAGACCGGCGTGAAGCCCGACCAGGAAGTGAAGCCTAGCGAAGAAGATATTAAGAACAAAAACGACGTTCAGCTCCAAGCCGCCCAAAGCTGGTTGGGACAGTAA
- a CDS encoding transposase family protein translates to MVVHKRTRLMPFQRKALAEDYFVLNLRKKDLIAKYGVSYPTIQKILTRARRDDYSLHVSTNKRYQCLEYGLKRLGKIERSIQDKLARTAKRYEKDYPGEMLHMDTKRLPLLTGETKLDGHEYLFVAIDDYSRELYVGIYPDKSMFSSADFLSTVLAQCPYGIERILTDNGTEYKGRYGEHAFMKACGEAGITQKFTKVKCPQTNGKAERAIRTLMESWHNAEVFNSREERAKALTRFVNYYNCVRPHKGIDKATPLERLCEYFYQYERPMKEAGKVKQREVF, encoded by the coding sequence ATGGTAGTACATAAACGAACACGGCTCATGCCGTTTCAACGTAAAGCATTGGCAGAGGATTATTTTGTCCTCAACTTACGTAAGAAAGATCTCATTGCCAAATATGGGGTGTCCTACCCCACTATACAAAAGATCCTCACTCGGGCTCGGCGGGATGACTACAGCCTGCACGTCAGTACTAACAAACGCTACCAATGCCTGGAGTACGGCTTAAAGCGGCTGGGCAAAATTGAGCGATCAATCCAAGATAAACTAGCCCGGACTGCCAAACGTTACGAGAAAGACTATCCAGGCGAGATGTTGCATATGGATACTAAACGTCTACCACTACTTACGGGCGAAACGAAGCTGGACGGCCATGAATATCTGTTTGTGGCTATTGATGACTACTCAAGAGAGCTGTACGTTGGTATCTACCCCGACAAGAGCATGTTCAGTAGCGCGGATTTCCTCAGTACTGTACTGGCTCAATGCCCCTATGGTATTGAACGAATCTTAACCGACAATGGCACCGAGTACAAAGGCCGTTACGGTGAACATGCTTTCATGAAAGCCTGTGGCGAGGCTGGCATCACCCAGAAGTTCACCAAAGTGAAGTGTCCGCAGACGAATGGCAAAGCCGAACGAGCCATCCGAACACTAATGGAGAGCTGGCATAACGCCGAGGTATTTAACAGTCGTGAGGAGCGAGCCAAAGCCCTTACCAGGTTTGTGAATTACTACAACTGTGTACGCCCACACAAAGGCATTGACAAGGCGACGCCGCTCGAGCGACTATGTGAGTACTTTTACCAGTACGAGCGGCCTATGAAGGAAGCTGGAAAAGTTAAACAACGCGAGGTTTTCTAA